Part of the Terriglobales bacterium genome is shown below.
TCGCTCAACACGGTCCAACCTCCCAACCCGCCGGGCTTCCCGCCCCTGGGTCTGGACCGGATCGATCGCCGGCTTCTCCCGCTGAACAATACCTACACTTACAGCGAAACCGGCGCCGGTGTGCATGTGTATGTCATCGACAGCGGAATCTGGACTCCGCATACGGATTTTGGAGGGCGCGCCTCCGGGGTTTTCACCGCGGTGATGGACGGCCATGGAACCGATGATTGCAACGGCCATGGCACTCACGTGGCTGGGATCATCGGTGGGACGACCAACGGTGTTGCGAAGCAGGTAACTCTTCATGCCGTGCGTGTTACTGACTGCACTGCAAACGGAGCACTGGCAGACACTATTGCGGGCGTGGATTGGGTGACGATGAATGCAATCCACCCTGCGGTTGCCAACATGAGCCTGGGCACACCCTCATCGCCCACGCTGGATACGGCCGTAAAAAACTCCATCGCGATGGGTATCACCTACGTAGTGGCGGCAGGGAATCAAAATGACGACGCCTGTTTCTACTCGCCGGCCGAAGTGCCGGCAGCCATCACCGTAGGCGCCACCAATCCCATCGACGACTCACGCGACGCTAATTCGAATTTCGGCACGTGCCTCAAATTGTTCGCTCCGGGGATGCAGATCGAATCAGCGATGCCCGATGGCGTTGCGGTGCATCCGGGTTGCATTCTGGGTTCGAACACACCGGGGTCCCGGACACAGAGTTGCTCCGGCACGTCGGTGGCGTCGCCGCATGTCGCTGGCGTGGCGGCACGCTACCTCGAGACTCACATGGCGGCCACCCCGGCAGCCGTGTGGACTGCCATCCACGCCGCTGACGACGTCTTTGGGGTGACCCCGATGTGGCCGGGCGTCGGCTTTCCGGGAGCAGGCTCGCCTAACGAGTTGCTGCACTATGGGTCGCTGAACGACGGACTCAACGACGGCGACCCGCACTTGACCACTGTCGAGGGAGTACACTACGACTTCCAGAGCGCGGGAGAGTTCGTCTCTCTGCGCGATTCTGACGGGCTGGAAATCCAGACGCGCCAGACACCCGTCCCCACAGCATCCGTTGTGGGCCCCAATGCTCACACTGGACTCACGACGTGCGTGAGCCTCAACACCGCTGTTGCGGCGCATGTAGGTAAACATCGGGTCAGCTACGAACCCAACCTCAGCGGCGTGCCTGATCCCAGCGGTCTCCAACTCCGCGTGGATGGCACTTTGACGACACTTGGCCCGAACGGGCTCGACTTTGGAGACGGCAGTCGCATCGTGAGCACTGCAGCCCCCGGCGGTCTTGAGTTTGATTTCCCGGACGAAACTGCTCTCGTCGTGACGCCGGGCTGGTGGGCTCCACAGGGCAGGTGGTACCTCAACGTGGACGTATCCCATACCCGGGCCTTGGAGGGAATCCTGGGCGCCATTCCGCAGAGCAGTTGGTTACCGGCACTGCCGGATGGTTCATCCATGGGGCCAATGCCAGGCCCGTTACATGATCGCTTCGTTGACCTCTACCAGAAGTTCGCTGATGCATGGCGCGTAACCGACAAAACCAGCCTGTTCGACTACGCGTCGGGCACCTCAACCGGCACGTTCACCATGAGCAACTGGCCACCGGAGAACCCGCCGTGCACCATCCCGCACACGAGACCAATCCGGCCCGCCAGCCGTCTGATCGCGCAACGGGCTTGCCGCGCAATCAGGGACGAGAACACGCATGCCAACTGCGTCTTCGACGTGATTGTCACCGGCAACCCTGGCTTTGCTAAGACCTACCTGCTGAGCCAGCGGATCAAAACCGGCTCGACCACGACTACCGTGACCGATGACAGGGATCCCACGAGGATCGAAGAACCCGTGACGTTCACCGCGACCGTGACGGCAGGCAAAGGCGTTCCGACTGGGGCGGTGCAGTTCACACTCGACGGCTACAAGATAGGTAGGCCGCTCCGGCTTGACTCGAAAGGTCAGGCAATATGGAAGACGAGCAGCCTGAAGCCCGGGAAGCATAAGGTGACGGCCAGCTACATCCCCAGCCTGGGTAGCGTGTTTCTGCCGAGCACGAGTCCGGACGAGGAACATACGGTCAGAGGTGAGGACTAGTGAAGTTGCGGTAGAACAGCGGCCGAACCGGTCTTCCCGCAATTTGGCGAAGACCGGTTCAGTCGCCCGCAAATCTCTCCAGATTCTTGATCCGGGCCGCGGCTGGCATCCGCGTTACCTTCTAATAACTAAAGACGGTATAATCTCCTCGCCGTGGGTAGACACACTAACGAGCCGTGGATTGCGCAGGAGGCGTGCCGCCATCAGCAGCGCGTGGGCAGGCCGCGTTATATCTTTGGCATCCTCACTGCCGTTGTCGTACTCGTGCTTTTTTACGCAGCGCAAGCCGCACCGCAAACTTCAGCAGCCGGGAATAAGCCCGGCAGCTCTTCACCGCCACAGCCGCAAGCAACACCAAGACGTCCTCCCCAGGCCAGGACGCAGAAAGAATACAGCGATTACAACGCAGCCCACGCTGTAAATGGAGGGCCTGCCGCGGAAAAGGCCGCCGATGATTTTGCCGCCGAACATCCCGACAGCGAGTTGCGGGTGTATTTGTATTCCAAAGCCATGCACGAGTACCAGAATGAAAATAATCCCGGCAAACTGCTGGCCATAGCAGAGAAGGTCCTGGCGTTGGATCCCGATAACTCCATCGCGCTGGTGCTTACTGCCTCTGTGCTCGCAGATAGCTTGAGTGATACTGACCTGGACCGCG
Proteins encoded:
- a CDS encoding S8 family serine peptidase; the encoded protein is MRDKWFIKYFFGCLVLLAGVLDGTRATAQGSSVLNERAPKVIPGQYIVVFKPVTRQAASKPGTARQDVLAAEETVKRLGGTVGFTYTSAVIGFSAKLPPQALEAVRTRPGVAYIEADQVVSLNTVQPPNPPGFPPLGLDRIDRRLLPLNNTYTYSETGAGVHVYVIDSGIWTPHTDFGGRASGVFTAVMDGHGTDDCNGHGTHVAGIIGGTTNGVAKQVTLHAVRVTDCTANGALADTIAGVDWVTMNAIHPAVANMSLGTPSSPTLDTAVKNSIAMGITYVVAAGNQNDDACFYSPAEVPAAITVGATNPIDDSRDANSNFGTCLKLFAPGMQIESAMPDGVAVHPGCILGSNTPGSRTQSCSGTSVASPHVAGVAARYLETHMAATPAAVWTAIHAADDVFGVTPMWPGVGFPGAGSPNELLHYGSLNDGLNDGDPHLTTVEGVHYDFQSAGEFVSLRDSDGLEIQTRQTPVPTASVVGPNAHTGLTTCVSLNTAVAAHVGKHRVSYEPNLSGVPDPSGLQLRVDGTLTTLGPNGLDFGDGSRIVSTAAPGGLEFDFPDETALVVTPGWWAPQGRWYLNVDVSHTRALEGILGAIPQSSWLPALPDGSSMGPMPGPLHDRFVDLYQKFADAWRVTDKTSLFDYASGTSTGTFTMSNWPPENPPCTIPHTRPIRPASRLIAQRACRAIRDENTHANCVFDVIVTGNPGFAKTYLLSQRIKTGSTTTTVTDDRDPTRIEEPVTFTATVTAGKGVPTGAVQFTLDGYKIGRPLRLDSKGQAIWKTSSLKPGKHKVTASYIPSLGSVFLPSTSPDEEHTVRGED